A genomic window from Dehalococcoidia bacterium includes:
- a CDS encoding NUDIX domain-containing protein produces MATLLSGYPYAPGLRPVAALVVIFTVDGGKLQVLLVRRSAPPYEGWWSLPGGLLAPAEGPDEAAVRKLEEETGVTDVYLEQLFTFHDLDGRGGVAVTYFALVDIGRAHLAQRNEWPPSWFAVENLPPLAFRNEMVVEYALRRLRAKLSYSNVVYSLLPPHFTMSQLQRVYEAILGRRLDKRNFRRRMLALGLVVPTGRRAAEGRHRPAQLYAFRERRPIIF; encoded by the coding sequence GTGGCCACTCTCCTCTCCGGCTACCCCTATGCCCCCGGACTGCGGCCAGTGGCTGCCTTGGTGGTCATCTTCACTGTGGACGGGGGTAAGTTACAGGTGCTCCTAGTACGACGCAGCGCCCCCCCATACGAGGGTTGGTGGTCCCTCCCTGGTGGCCTCCTCGCCCCCGCCGAGGGGCCCGACGAGGCGGCGGTGCGCAAGCTAGAGGAGGAGACGGGCGTCACCGACGTCTACCTGGAGCAGCTCTTCACCTTCCACGACCTGGACGGGCGGGGAGGGGTGGCCGTCACCTATTTCGCCCTGGTGGACATCGGGCGGGCCCACCTGGCCCAACGCAACGAATGGCCTCCCTCTTGGTTCGCTGTGGAGAACCTCCCCCCTCTGGCCTTCCGCAACGAGATGGTGGTGGAATATGCCTTGCGTCGCCTCCGGGCCAAGCTGAGTTACAGCAACGTGGTCTATTCCCTCCTGCCCCCCCATTTCACCATGAGCCAGCTACAGAGGGTATATGAGGCCATCCTGGGACGGCGGCTGGACAAGCGCAACTTCCGTCGCCGTATGCTGGCCTTGGGCTTGGTGGTCCCTACAGGCAGGAGGGCGGCCGAGGGGCGCCATCGCCCTGCCCAGCTATACGCCTTCCGCGAGCGCCGTCCCATCATCTTCTGA
- a CDS encoding pitrilysin family protein: protein MARVRGRALSHDYQKTALPNGLRVVTAYRQAYSVAISIYVGAGSRYERDEEAGISHFVEHLCFKGTEKHPTPRHVAEVVDVVGGDVNGATDRELTVFYAKVARDDFPTALDLLLDLISSPLFDPQEVEREREVVLEELASIEDSPSQLVGVLVEAALWPGNPLGRDVAGTRQSVQAITRDQALAYQRRQYVPNNMVIAVAGAVDHQEVVDAIWQRAGRWPAGAPATWIPVSNGTGPKVTVRYKDTEQAHLAVAMRGLSLLHPQRHVLSLISLALGEGMSSRLFLELRERRGLVYEISSYVHFFLDTGALTIYAGTEPRKAPSVISIIMEELERLRQEGLREEELARAHKLARSRILLRLEDTRNVAGWLGGQELLLGRIRTPEEVLQEIEQVTAEDIKRVAQELLQPQAACLAAVGPLPSDGPLASALGA from the coding sequence ATGGCCAGGGTGAGAGGGAGGGCCTTGAGCCACGACTACCAGAAGACCGCTCTTCCCAACGGTCTACGGGTGGTCACCGCCTATAGGCAGGCCTACTCTGTGGCCATAAGCATATATGTGGGGGCCGGCTCCCGCTACGAGCGAGACGAAGAAGCAGGCATCTCCCACTTCGTGGAGCACCTCTGCTTCAAGGGCACTGAGAAGCACCCCACCCCCAGGCACGTAGCAGAGGTGGTAGACGTGGTGGGTGGCGACGTGAACGGTGCCACCGACCGCGAGCTGACCGTCTTCTACGCCAAGGTGGCGCGGGACGACTTCCCCACCGCCCTAGACCTCCTGCTGGACCTCATCTCCTCCCCCCTCTTCGACCCGCAAGAGGTGGAGCGGGAGAGGGAGGTGGTGCTGGAGGAGCTGGCTTCCATCGAGGACTCCCCTTCTCAACTGGTAGGGGTGCTGGTGGAGGCCGCCCTGTGGCCTGGCAACCCCCTCGGCAGGGACGTGGCCGGGACCCGCCAATCGGTCCAGGCCATCACCCGCGACCAGGCCTTGGCCTATCAGCGGAGGCAGTACGTGCCCAATAACATGGTCATCGCTGTGGCTGGCGCCGTAGACCACCAGGAGGTGGTGGACGCCATCTGGCAGCGGGCTGGCCGGTGGCCGGCCGGGGCCCCCGCCACGTGGATCCCGGTGAGCAACGGCACCGGTCCGAAGGTGACGGTCCGCTATAAGGACACCGAACAGGCCCACCTGGCGGTGGCGATGCGCGGCCTCTCCCTCCTCCATCCCCAACGCCATGTCCTATCCCTCATCTCTCTGGCACTGGGGGAGGGCATGAGCAGCCGCCTGTTCCTGGAGCTACGGGAGAGGCGAGGGCTGGTATACGAGATCAGCTCCTATGTGCACTTCTTCCTGGACACAGGGGCCCTCACCATATACGCCGGCACCGAGCCCCGCAAGGCGCCATCGGTGATCTCCATCATCATGGAGGAGCTGGAGCGGCTGCGGCAGGAGGGGCTGAGGGAAGAGGAGCTGGCGCGGGCGCACAAGCTGGCTAGGAGCCGTATTCTCCTCCGGCTGGAGGATACTCGTAACGTCGCCGGTTGGTTGGGCGGCCAAGAGCTTCTCCTGGGCCGCATACGCACCCCTGAGGAGGTGCTGCAGGAGATAGAGCAGGTGACGGCCGAGGATATCAAAAGGGTGGCCCAGGAGCTGTTGCAGCCCCAGGCCGCTTGCTTAGCGGCCGTAGGCCCCCTTCCCTCCGATGGCCCTCTGGCCTCCGCCCTAGGGGCCTGA
- a CDS encoding S8 family serine peptidase has translation MRRMVLLAIVPMALVWGAAAQHHGPSAIPEGVRLAQERMEALPSPSQELKLSARLSRLLSLHEALQRSELGAVGLPKEDGDLGPALAARVLRLDMANRVQVWAYGDDVGEVVRAVEAVGGRVERVDGAWGIVQAWVPPLRLGELAAQPVVRYVEEPPYPMGAGVVSQGDYILKARDLRMVTGFAGRGVKVGVISDGVRGLGEAQAAGELPPVNISDCNVVAGSDPLLTGAEGTAMLEIVHDLAPEAQLWFGHFAMGTPLDFNAAVNCLARRVDVIVDDVNWLNVGPYDGTSVVSLNTSHALNSSENPVRAYITAVGNHALNHYQERFTPCGPGGPHLFYPTARTIDRDGLGARCDNPILVGGRSTLRIFVQWDEPFGGACLDYNVHLYEHGTTRLLASSNNPQTCTQNPTESLVWTNNSLEPVTVDLVISGPGVGARELDIFVIGGRANFYTPESSVTNQADAGGGVISVGAINAFDPTNRQLAPYSSRGPTNDGRTKPEIVAVDGVRVSGAGGFPQRFLGTSAAAPHVAAVAALLLECRPDLRAGPGPEDPGAERQELLQAILTTATDLGPPGMDNMYGAGLLDALAAASRLCRESSQVIWGDLNCSRSVDAVDALQTLRYVVGLSVSQSQPCPVVGGSLDSSPAWGDVDCDRQVSAVDALKILRFVVGLSVRVEEGCPEMGQPTSLLPPPPSGP, from the coding sequence ATGAGGCGGATGGTGTTGCTGGCCATCGTCCCTATGGCCCTAGTGTGGGGTGCGGCGGCGCAGCACCACGGGCCTTCAGCGATTCCTGAGGGGGTGCGCCTGGCCCAGGAGCGGATGGAGGCCCTCCCCTCCCCATCCCAGGAGCTCAAGCTTTCCGCTCGCCTCTCACGGCTGCTGTCCCTTCACGAGGCCTTGCAGAGGTCGGAGCTGGGCGCGGTGGGTCTCCCGAAGGAGGACGGCGACCTCGGCCCAGCCCTGGCTGCCCGGGTCTTGCGTCTAGATATGGCCAACCGAGTGCAAGTGTGGGCCTACGGGGACGATGTGGGGGAGGTAGTGAGGGCGGTGGAGGCTGTGGGGGGGAGGGTGGAAAGGGTGGACGGGGCTTGGGGCATCGTCCAGGCCTGGGTCCCGCCCCTAAGGTTGGGCGAGCTAGCAGCCCAGCCGGTGGTGCGCTACGTGGAGGAGCCCCCCTATCCCATGGGGGCGGGCGTCGTGAGTCAGGGGGACTATATCCTGAAGGCCCGCGACCTACGCATGGTCACCGGCTTCGCCGGCCGCGGCGTCAAGGTAGGCGTCATATCCGATGGGGTCAGGGGGCTGGGGGAGGCCCAGGCCGCCGGCGAGCTACCCCCGGTGAACATCTCCGATTGTAACGTGGTGGCAGGCTCCGACCCCCTCTTAACAGGTGCCGAGGGGACGGCCATGCTGGAGATCGTCCATGACCTGGCCCCAGAGGCCCAGCTTTGGTTCGGCCACTTCGCCATGGGCACACCCCTCGACTTCAACGCCGCGGTCAACTGCCTGGCCCGGAGGGTGGACGTCATAGTGGATGACGTCAACTGGCTGAACGTCGGCCCCTACGATGGCACCAGCGTCGTCTCTCTCAACACTAGCCACGCTCTTAACTCTTCTGAGAATCCGGTGCGGGCCTATATAACGGCGGTGGGTAACCACGCCCTAAACCACTATCAGGAGCGGTTCACCCCCTGTGGCCCTGGGGGGCCCCACCTCTTCTACCCCACTGCTCGCACCATCGACCGCGATGGCCTGGGGGCGCGGTGTGACAACCCCATCCTAGTGGGGGGGCGGAGCACGCTGCGCATCTTTGTGCAGTGGGACGAGCCCTTTGGCGGCGCATGCTTAGACTATAATGTCCACCTCTATGAGCATGGGACCACCCGCCTTTTGGCCAGCAGCAACAATCCCCAGACGTGCACCCAGAACCCCACTGAGTCATTAGTTTGGACTAATAACTCTTTAGAGCCGGTCACTGTGGATCTGGTCATCTCTGGCCCCGGCGTGGGGGCAAGGGAGCTGGACATCTTCGTGATAGGCGGTCGGGCCAACTTCTACACCCCCGAGAGTAGCGTCACCAACCAGGCTGACGCCGGGGGGGGTGTGATATCGGTGGGGGCCATCAACGCCTTTGACCCAACCAACCGACAGCTGGCTCCCTACAGCAGCCGCGGCCCCACCAACGATGGTCGTACCAAGCCGGAGATAGTGGCTGTGGATGGAGTGCGCGTCTCGGGGGCGGGGGGGTTCCCCCAACGCTTCCTGGGCACTTCGGCCGCTGCCCCCCATGTGGCGGCTGTTGCCGCTCTCCTCTTGGAGTGCCGGCCCGACCTGCGAGCGGGCCCAGGGCCCGAGGACCCGGGGGCGGAGCGTCAGGAGCTCCTGCAGGCCATCTTGACCACGGCCACTGACCTGGGCCCGCCGGGGATGGACAACATGTACGGTGCTGGCCTTCTGGACGCCCTGGCTGCTGCCTCCCGCCTCTGTCGCGAGAGCTCCCAGGTGATATGGGGCGATTTGAACTGCAGCCGCTCGGTGGACGCGGTGGACGCCCTTCAGACCTTACGCTATGTGGTGGGCCTCTCGGTCAGCCAATCCCAGCCCTGCCCAGTGGTAGGCGGCTCTCTGGACAGCTCCCCAGCGTGGGGCGATGTGGACTGCGACCGCCAGGTGAGTGCCGTGGATGCCCTCAAGATACTGCGCTTCGTCGTAGGGCTGTCCGTGCGCGTGGAGGAGGGGTGCCCAGAGATGGGTCAGCCCACCTCCCTCCTGCCTCCTCCGCCTTCAGGCCCCTAG